One Niallia circulans DNA segment encodes these proteins:
- a CDS encoding response regulator transcription factor — protein MQKILIVEDDPKIATHLKIHIEKYGYDVTCVSDFEHVMNTFHKIIPNLVLLDINLPSFDGYYWCRQIRKESVCPVIFLSARIGEMDQVMALENGGDDYITKPFSAEIVIAKIRSQLRRAYGEYASIPENRIIENAGLKFFPERLELTYKNKNISLTKKEADIIESLMERYPRVAGREDLLEKLWDDQSYVDENTLNVNITRVRKKFQEIGLQDAVETVRGAGYRLNVSWAADKR, from the coding sequence ATGCAAAAAATATTGATTGTTGAGGATGACCCTAAAATAGCAACCCACTTAAAGATTCATATTGAGAAATATGGCTATGATGTGACGTGTGTCAGTGATTTTGAACATGTTATGAATACTTTTCATAAAATAATTCCAAATCTAGTGCTGCTGGATATTAATTTGCCAAGTTTTGATGGCTATTATTGGTGCAGGCAAATCCGGAAGGAATCGGTGTGTCCGGTGATTTTTCTTTCCGCAAGAATAGGAGAGATGGATCAAGTAATGGCATTGGAAAATGGTGGCGATGACTATATAACAAAGCCGTTTAGTGCGGAAATTGTTATCGCAAAAATCCGCAGTCAGCTGCGCCGTGCTTACGGCGAATATGCCAGCATTCCAGAGAATCGGATAATAGAAAACGCTGGTCTAAAATTCTTTCCGGAGAGATTGGAGCTTACCTATAAAAACAAGAATATTTCCTTAACAAAAAAAGAAGCGGACATTATAGAAAGTTTAATGGAACGATATCCTCGGGTGGCTGGACGTGAGGATTTACTTGAGAAGCTTTGGGATGACCAAAGCTATGTGGATGAAAATACATTGAATGTCAATATTACGAGAGTCAGGAAAAAATTTCAGGAAATTGGCTTGCAGGATGCAGTCGAAACAGTAAGAGGGGCAGGATACCGGTTAAATGTATCTTGGGCGGCAGATAAAAGATGA
- a CDS encoding NADPH-dependent FMN reductase: protein MATEKLNIGIILGSTRQGRVSPQVGAWVKEIAEQRGDANYEIVDIADFSLPFLGTTDGQEQGVAKWNEKLDSLDGFVFIVQEYNHSITGALKNALDSARDAWNNKAAGIVSYGSTGGARAAEHLRGILGELLIADVRVHPTLSLFTDFENGTVFKPADLHLTNVNEMLDQVHAWSGALKTLRQ, encoded by the coding sequence ATGGCAACGGAAAAGTTAAATATCGGGATTATTTTAGGAAGTACAAGACAGGGAAGAGTTAGTCCGCAAGTTGGAGCATGGGTGAAAGAAATCGCGGAACAACGCGGAGATGCCAACTATGAAATTGTCGATATTGCCGATTTCAGCCTGCCGTTTCTTGGCACAACAGATGGTCAGGAGCAAGGTGTTGCCAAATGGAATGAAAAGCTCGACAGCCTTGATGGATTTGTCTTTATCGTCCAAGAATACAACCACAGTATTACAGGAGCATTAAAAAATGCCCTTGATTCGGCACGAGATGCTTGGAACAACAAAGCAGCCGGAATCGTAAGCTATGGTTCAACTGGAGGAGCACGTGCAGCTGAGCACTTAAGAGGAATTTTAGGGGAGCTGCTGATTGCCGATGTCCGCGTTCATCCAACACTATCCTTGTTTACAGATTTTGAGAATGGCACAGTATTTAAGCCTGCTGATCTCCATCTTACAAATGTTAATGAGATGCTTGATCAAGTGCATGCATGGAGCGGTGCACTAAAAACATTGCGACAATAA
- a CDS encoding SDR family oxidoreductase, producing MKLLVTGATGKLGSKVVEELLKTVPAEQLAVSVRNPEKAEHLRARGVEVRHGDFDQPETLATAFSGIDRLLLISADGDNETRIRQHSDAVAEAERAGVKFIAYTSIGNAQESSNFLAPTHKATEEAILKTGIPYSFLRNNWYLENESSSIQGVLAGAPWVTSAGNGKVGWAVQQDYAQAAATVLTGTNHENTIYELSGTLLTQDEIAAELSAVLGKEVVVQHVEDTDYADIMKQAGVPEFLLPMLVNIQKDIREGTLAIESNDFDKLLGRPVTSLREGLAQIVEGSSN from the coding sequence ATGAAGCTATTAGTAACAGGAGCTACAGGCAAATTAGGCAGTAAAGTGGTCGAGGAATTACTTAAAACAGTACCCGCAGAACAATTGGCAGTTAGTGTTCGAAACCCTGAGAAAGCAGAGCATCTTCGTGCACGTGGTGTAGAAGTGCGCCACGGAGATTTTGACCAGCCAGAAACATTGGCTACAGCATTTTCAGGAATTGACCGTTTGCTGCTCATTTCTGCAGATGGCGATAATGAAACAAGAATTCGTCAGCATTCAGATGCAGTGGCCGAAGCAGAGCGTGCTGGTGTGAAATTCATCGCATACACAAGTATCGGCAACGCACAGGAAAGCAGTAATTTCCTTGCACCAACACATAAAGCAACAGAGGAAGCAATCCTAAAAACAGGCATCCCTTATTCCTTCCTTCGCAACAACTGGTACTTAGAAAATGAAAGCTCCAGTATTCAAGGAGTTCTAGCAGGAGCACCTTGGGTAACATCAGCAGGAAACGGCAAGGTTGGCTGGGCAGTGCAGCAGGATTATGCACAAGCAGCAGCGACAGTACTTACTGGCACTAATCACGAAAATACGATTTATGAACTTTCCGGTACATTATTAACTCAAGACGAAATTGCCGCAGAACTGAGTGCTGTTCTTGGCAAAGAAGTAGTCGTACAGCATGTTGAGGACACTGATTATGCAGACATCATGAAACAAGCAGGTGTGCCAGAATTTTTGCTGCCAATGCTAGTTAATATTCAAAAGGATATTCGCGAAGGTACATTGGCAATTGAAAGCAATGATTTTGATAAACTGCTTGGACGTCCAGTAACATCTTTGCGTGAAGGTTTAGCACAAATAGTAGAAGGCAGCTCTAACTAA
- a CDS encoding Rrf2 family transcriptional regulator, producing the protein MQISSRFSVGVHILALLDINKDGISSSEFLAGSVNTNPTLIRKIMGMLKKNGLIEVQPGIAGARLAKAPSDIRLVDVYKAVEVVKDQELFSVHENPLRECLVGRNIQDSIAPVLSSAQIALEKELENVTIEDIIKDIKNKEEETTH; encoded by the coding sequence ATGCAAATTAGCAGCCGATTTAGCGTTGGTGTCCATATACTAGCTTTATTGGATATAAATAAAGACGGGATAAGCTCCTCCGAATTTTTGGCAGGAAGTGTCAACACTAACCCAACTTTAATAAGAAAAATCATGGGCATGTTAAAAAAAAATGGTTTAATAGAAGTGCAGCCGGGTATTGCTGGAGCGAGACTGGCAAAAGCTCCGTCCGACATTCGTTTAGTCGATGTATACAAAGCTGTTGAAGTTGTGAAAGACCAGGAATTATTCAGTGTGCACGAAAATCCTCTTCGTGAATGCCTTGTTGGCAGAAATATTCAGGATTCCATAGCACCTGTCTTGTCATCAGCCCAAATAGCGTTGGAAAAAGAACTAGAAAACGTGACAATCGAAGATATTATTAAAGATATTAAAAATAAGGAAGAAGAGACAACTCACTAA
- a CDS encoding methyl-accepting chemotaxis protein produces the protein MKIKTQLILILTVLLLSLVSIGVYSNYSLHNAEDNYVKLNEAKEMQRLVTHVQYRLAGMSNDERGFLLTGDNQYTDGINEKTADVEDTLTSMGKLANYQEYQKSIQQLATSIQSYKTMSDKVVNTFSDNALEAEALHFGDLRDLRKEVLDPAVNTLVEQINSDVIKIEADNAQNTEIARTTLVTIIIVAAAISVVLGFVLLRSILLPLNIMNKQMVEIASGDGDLTKRVKVSGRNEFASLAASFNEFVQSLREMITQVGQTSKDVAQSSDELAASMEQSRVTAEQVADAIQIITEISNDQNTAAQHSLNRVNNSLQNVRNVSTNANHVAQESDRIKGKANDGEQAMSEMLGQMDTIHHSVGLAENGLHSLVSSINEIKETLSNIQEISGQTNLLALNAAIEAARAGEHGKGFAIVADEVRKLADMTSNSANHIDTLVNAIQNHSSETVGNMILVKDNVDSGIQLSERTNSHIKEILESIEVVAGHIKDVATTSDQITTEVQGVQQAMEEIANSSNKTLANTEEVAAATEEQTASFQEVSSSATALSQLSDQLEKLVHRFKVTEENNR, from the coding sequence ATGAAAATTAAAACACAATTAATCTTAATACTGACTGTTTTGCTTCTATCTTTAGTTAGTATAGGTGTTTACAGTAATTACAGTCTTCATAACGCTGAAGATAATTATGTAAAATTAAATGAGGCGAAAGAAATGCAGCGTCTCGTTACACATGTCCAATATCGTTTAGCAGGGATGTCAAATGACGAAAGAGGCTTCTTGCTGACTGGAGACAACCAATATACAGATGGAATAAACGAGAAGACTGCAGATGTAGAAGACACACTTACTTCTATGGGGAAACTAGCGAATTATCAAGAATATCAAAAAAGTATTCAACAACTAGCTACAAGCATTCAATCCTACAAAACAATGAGCGACAAAGTAGTCAATACGTTTAGCGATAATGCTCTTGAAGCAGAGGCATTACATTTCGGTGATTTAAGAGATTTACGAAAAGAAGTGCTTGATCCTGCAGTCAATACGCTTGTAGAACAAATTAACTCAGATGTTATCAAAATTGAAGCAGACAACGCACAAAACACAGAAATTGCTAGAACAACATTAGTTACAATTATTATTGTAGCAGCTGCAATAAGTGTAGTATTAGGTTTTGTTCTCCTACGCTCCATTTTACTCCCATTAAACATAATGAATAAGCAGATGGTAGAAATTGCATCTGGTGACGGAGATTTAACAAAAAGAGTGAAGGTAAGCGGAAGGAATGAATTTGCTAGCTTGGCAGCTTCCTTTAATGAATTCGTTCAATCACTTAGAGAAATGATTACACAAGTTGGCCAAACCTCCAAGGATGTTGCGCAATCCTCTGATGAGCTTGCAGCTAGTATGGAGCAATCAAGGGTAACAGCAGAACAAGTTGCTGATGCTATTCAGATAATTACTGAAATCAGCAATGACCAAAATACTGCTGCACAGCATAGTTTAAACAGAGTAAATAACTCCCTGCAAAATGTTCGAAATGTATCAACGAATGCTAATCATGTTGCACAAGAGTCCGATCGTATTAAAGGCAAAGCAAATGATGGTGAACAAGCGATGTCAGAAATGCTTGGGCAAATGGATACCATTCACCATTCCGTTGGATTGGCAGAAAACGGTCTGCACTCATTAGTGTCGAGCATAAATGAAATTAAAGAAACGCTAAGCAATATTCAGGAAATTTCCGGACAAACGAATTTACTTGCATTAAATGCTGCTATTGAAGCTGCAAGAGCTGGTGAGCACGGAAAAGGTTTTGCCATCGTTGCAGATGAAGTACGCAAACTGGCAGATATGACAAGTAATTCTGCCAACCATATCGACACACTAGTAAACGCTATTCAGAACCATTCTTCAGAAACTGTCGGGAATATGATTCTAGTTAAAGATAATGTCGATTCTGGTATTCAGCTTTCTGAACGAACAAATTCGCATATTAAAGAAATACTTGAAAGCATTGAAGTGGTTGCTGGCCATATTAAGGATGTTGCCACAACATCTGACCAAATCACAACAGAGGTTCAAGGTGTTCAGCAGGCGATGGAAGAAATCGCAAACAGCTCGAACAAAACATTGGCGAACACAGAAGAAGTTGCAGCTGCTACAGAAGAACAAACTGCATCATTCCAAGAAGTTTCGTCTTCAGCAACAGCCCTATCCCAACTGTCCGATCAGCTTGAAAAATTGGTTCATCGCTTTAAGGTTACGGAAGAAAATAATAGGTAA
- a CDS encoding HupE/UreJ family protein, whose product MIISFISVLFLGLILGIKHSLEPDHIIAVSTIVSKDKRLSRSTLAGAFWGIGHTATLFVFGILIVLLKGELADKWVMTLEFMVGIMLVYLGSKNLLFYTNKNLKQPTERTSLIKVTLIGIIHGLAGSAAMVLLTMSTVSTVWQCALYILVFGIGTIIGMLIFTTIIGIPFVYSSKSILANKLLVRFAGSVSFAFGVYYMYSIGITDGLFKLWVK is encoded by the coding sequence ATGATTATTTCATTCATTTCAGTATTATTTTTAGGGTTAATACTTGGCATAAAGCATTCATTAGAACCAGATCATATTATTGCAGTATCTACCATTGTCAGTAAGGATAAAAGACTTTCCAGATCAACATTGGCAGGAGCCTTTTGGGGAATTGGCCATACGGCAACATTATTTGTTTTTGGGATCTTGATTGTTTTGCTGAAAGGGGAGTTAGCTGATAAATGGGTAATGACCCTCGAATTTATGGTAGGAATTATGCTTGTGTATTTAGGAAGCAAAAACTTGCTGTTTTATACAAATAAAAATCTAAAACAGCCGACTGAACGAACGTCACTTATTAAAGTTACGTTAATAGGGATAATTCACGGTCTTGCAGGAAGTGCAGCAATGGTGTTGTTAACTATGTCAACAGTTTCAACAGTTTGGCAGTGTGCCTTGTACATCTTGGTTTTTGGTATAGGAACAATAATAGGCATGCTTATTTTCACCACAATAATCGGCATTCCATTTGTATACAGCAGTAAAAGTATCCTTGCAAATAAGCTGTTAGTAAGGTTTGCCGGGTCTGTCAGCTTTGCATTTGGTGTCTACTATATGTACTCTATTGGCATAACAGATGGCTTATTTAAATTATGGGTAAAATAA
- the larC gene encoding nickel insertion protein, with product MTAHPPNEEHIDEAMLKVEVNLDDISGEVLGYVMDLLFASGANDVYYSPIYMKKNRPGILLQLLCSQQKLAEMKGILFKETTTLGIRYYPVVVHRLERRFREVKTEWGIVKVKEGILQGQIVQTAPEYEDCKKIAVQHQIPLKEVYEQVWRNTRSEI from the coding sequence ATGACAGCACATCCTCCCAATGAAGAACATATCGATGAAGCGATGCTGAAAGTAGAAGTTAACTTGGATGATATTTCCGGGGAAGTACTTGGTTATGTTATGGATTTATTATTTGCAAGTGGCGCTAACGATGTCTATTATTCACCGATTTATATGAAGAAAAATCGGCCGGGAATTTTGCTGCAACTGCTGTGTTCACAGCAGAAATTAGCGGAAATGAAGGGAATTCTCTTTAAGGAAACTACCACATTAGGCATTCGTTATTACCCAGTTGTCGTCCATCGCCTTGAACGAAGGTTTAGAGAGGTCAAAACAGAGTGGGGGATAGTTAAAGTGAAGGAAGGTATCCTGCAAGGACAGATTGTCCAAACGGCACCAGAATATGAAGATTGCAAAAAAATAGCAGTGCAACACCAAATCCCACTGAAAGAAGTATATGAACAAGTGTGGAGAAATACGAGGTCAGAAATATAA
- a CDS encoding LarC family nickel insertion protein, producing MKTLYFDCFSGISGDMVIGALIDAGADPEFLVQELKKLQIDDEYELVWKKVVKNGITSTKFDVMLLDSIRMNNAVDHSHEHGHNHSHDHNHDHSHEHGHSHSHSHSHSHSHDHNQDHSHEHSHEHSHNHSHSHSHHHRSYKDIVKLIIEADLSDDVKNTALHIFEKIGRAEGHIHGMPLEQVHFHEVGAVDSIIDIVGAAILIHHLEVTVIKASAIPVGTGRIKIDHGIYPVPAPATLEILKGIPLEHTTIHGELTTPTGAAIVVALAADFCAFPSLKVQSIGYGAGTKTFAEHPNVLRVIIGEQSQPL from the coding sequence ATGAAAACGTTATACTTTGATTGTTTTTCAGGAATAAGTGGTGATATGGTAATTGGCGCCTTAATTGATGCAGGAGCTGACCCAGAATTCTTAGTTCAAGAATTGAAAAAGCTTCAAATTGACGATGAATACGAGCTTGTTTGGAAGAAGGTCGTAAAAAACGGAATCACAAGCACAAAATTTGATGTGATGTTGTTAGATAGTATAAGGATGAATAATGCTGTTGACCATAGCCATGAGCATGGTCATAATCATAGTCACGACCACAATCATGACCATAGCCATGAGCATGGTCATAGTCATAGTCATAGTCATAGTCATAGTCATAGTCACGACCACAATCAAGACCATAGCCATGAGCATAGTCACGAACACAGTCATAACCACAGCCATTCGCACAGTCATCATCACCGCTCTTATAAAGATATTGTGAAGCTTATTATTGAAGCGGACTTATCGGATGATGTCAAAAATACAGCTTTACATATTTTTGAAAAAATCGGTCGGGCAGAAGGACATATCCATGGTATGCCTCTTGAACAAGTCCATTTTCATGAGGTTGGTGCAGTGGATTCAATCATTGATATCGTTGGGGCAGCGATACTTATTCATCATCTGGAAGTCACGGTGATAAAAGCATCAGCTATACCTGTGGGCACAGGAAGAATCAAGATTGATCACGGTATTTATCCTGTTCCCGCGCCTGCTACCCTCGAGATATTAAAGGGAATTCCACTTGAGCATACAACTATTCACGGTGAATTAACGACTCCGACTGGTGCGGCAATTGTTGTCGCATTGGCAGCTGACTTTTGTGCGTTTCCATCTTTAAAGGTGCAATCGATTGGCTATGGGGCTGGCACAAAGACCTTTGCCGAACATCCAAATGTCTTGCGAGTAATTATAGGAGAGCAATCCCAACCATTGTAG
- the larB gene encoding nickel pincer cofactor biosynthesis protein LarB, with protein MLEEILSQVQSGELSVSEAKQKLATYENLGFAKVDHHRNKRQGFSEIVYGEGKEPEHIISIIQSLRNRNNQVLVTRVSKEKAEKIQVVCPEFIYNETARILYWKKGTEKQPSDNGYIAIICAGTSDLKVAEEAAVTAEVLGSEVRRIYDVGVAGIHRLFNHLEEIQNATVSVVIAGMEGALPSVVGGLVSHPVIAVPTSVGYGANFNGLSALLTMLNSCASGISVVNIDNGFGGGYNAVLINQLAQKRSTKNENVIL; from the coding sequence ATGCTGGAGGAAATTTTGTCCCAAGTTCAAAGTGGTGAGTTAAGCGTGAGTGAAGCCAAACAGAAGCTAGCAACATATGAAAATTTAGGATTTGCCAAGGTAGATCATCATCGCAACAAACGTCAAGGCTTCTCAGAAATTGTTTATGGAGAAGGGAAGGAACCTGAGCATATTATTTCCATCATTCAATCGTTAAGAAATCGGAACAATCAAGTGCTCGTGACAAGAGTTTCTAAAGAAAAAGCGGAAAAGATTCAAGTAGTCTGTCCGGAATTTATCTACAATGAAACTGCTCGGATTTTATATTGGAAAAAGGGGACGGAGAAGCAACCGAGTGATAATGGCTATATTGCCATCATTTGTGCTGGCACCTCTGACTTAAAAGTAGCAGAGGAAGCGGCTGTCACAGCAGAAGTGCTCGGGAGCGAGGTGCGTCGCATATATGATGTGGGTGTTGCAGGAATTCACCGCCTCTTTAATCATCTTGAGGAAATTCAAAATGCAACCGTTTCCGTTGTGATTGCGGGTATGGAGGGGGCGTTGCCAAGCGTCGTTGGCGGACTTGTGTCTCACCCAGTCATTGCTGTGCCGACAAGCGTTGGCTACGGAGCTAATTTCAACGGCTTATCCGCATTACTGACAATGTTGAATTCCTGTGCATCAGGAATAAGTGTTGTAAATATTGATAATGGCTTCGGCGGCGGCTATAACGCCGTCTTAATCAATCAACTTGCACAAAAAAGGAGCACAAAAAATGAAAACGTTATACTTTGA
- the larE gene encoding ATP-dependent sacrificial sulfur transferase LarE produces MIAKKYEQLVSILQKMETVVVAFSGGVDSTFLLKAAVDALGAGNVLAVTADSETYPSSELEEAKSLALHIGVKHIVIETSELAIPGYSENTKNRCYFCKSSLFDHLIPVMEEAGYNNVIYGVIADDMNEFRPGMKAAKEKGIRGPLQEANLFKEEIRELSFEQGLPTWNKPSFACLSSRIAYGDKITKVKLTKVEKAEAFLKSLHIRQVRVRTHQDIARIEVEPDDMKIILGKNKIIVNALQEFGYKYITLDLIGYQSGSMNKSLVKEGNTII; encoded by the coding sequence ATGATTGCAAAAAAATATGAACAGCTAGTGTCGATCCTTCAGAAAATGGAGACAGTTGTTGTTGCTTTCTCAGGGGGAGTGGACAGTACATTTTTATTAAAAGCGGCAGTGGATGCCCTTGGAGCTGGGAATGTGCTTGCAGTTACGGCAGACTCAGAAACATACCCTTCCAGCGAATTAGAAGAGGCAAAATCACTGGCGTTACATATCGGGGTAAAGCATATCGTTATTGAAACTTCGGAATTAGCAATTCCCGGTTACTCGGAAAATACGAAAAACAGATGCTATTTTTGCAAAAGCAGCTTGTTTGATCATCTGATACCGGTTATGGAAGAGGCGGGCTATAACAATGTTATTTATGGAGTCATTGCTGATGATATGAATGAATTTAGACCAGGCATGAAGGCTGCAAAGGAAAAAGGGATTCGAGGTCCGCTTCAAGAAGCTAATTTGTTCAAAGAGGAAATTCGCGAGCTTTCGTTTGAGCAAGGACTGCCAACGTGGAATAAACCATCCTTTGCATGTCTATCCTCAAGAATTGCTTATGGTGATAAAATCACGAAGGTAAAGCTGACAAAGGTCGAAAAAGCAGAGGCATTTCTGAAATCACTGCATATTCGTCAAGTGCGGGTTCGAACACACCAGGACATCGCCAGAATTGAGGTAGAGCCAGATGATATGAAGATAATCCTCGGAAAAAACAAGATTATAGTGAACGCATTGCAGGAGTTCGGCTACAAATATATTACTTTAGATTTAATAGGCTACCAGAGTGGCAGTATGAACAAGTCACTTGTTAAAGAAGGAAACACAATTATTTAA
- a CDS encoding SDR family oxidoreductase, protein MSTLFDLNGKVAVAVGGNGVLGSSMAMGLAEHGAKVAIVGRNLDKAEEIVQEITENGGIAKAFYADVLTKNSLLNAADEIEQWAGCWDIVLNAPGTNSATPFFEIGMDEWDRIMDVNLKGIVLTCQIFAERMIKHGKKGSIINISSVSSTTPLSRVFTYSVSKAGINSVTQFLAREFAPHAIRVNAIIPGFFPAEQNKKILDQERIEDIMRHTPMKRFGSAEELKGTTVWLASDKASSFVTGALIRVDGGFGSMTI, encoded by the coding sequence ATGTCTACACTATTTGATTTAAACGGTAAGGTGGCAGTTGCAGTTGGAGGAAACGGGGTATTAGGCTCCTCGATGGCAATGGGCTTGGCAGAGCATGGTGCAAAGGTAGCCATTGTTGGCCGGAATTTAGATAAAGCAGAAGAGATTGTTCAAGAAATAACCGAAAATGGCGGGATTGCGAAAGCATTTTATGCTGATGTCTTAACAAAGAATTCGTTACTTAACGCAGCAGATGAAATCGAACAATGGGCTGGCTGCTGGGACATTGTTCTTAACGCACCTGGCACGAATAGTGCAACACCTTTTTTTGAAATTGGGATGGATGAATGGGATCGAATTATGGATGTTAACTTAAAAGGCATAGTTTTAACCTGTCAGATTTTTGCGGAGAGAATGATAAAGCATGGGAAAAAAGGGAGCATTATTAATATTTCGTCTGTTTCTTCTACAACGCCGCTTTCAAGAGTGTTTACTTACTCTGTATCAAAGGCAGGAATCAATAGCGTTACACAATTCTTGGCACGTGAATTTGCTCCACACGCAATTCGTGTTAATGCCATTATCCCCGGCTTTTTCCCGGCAGAGCAAAATAAGAAAATTCTTGATCAAGAGAGAATAGAAGACATAATGAGGCATACGCCGATGAAACGATTTGGAAGCGCGGAAGAGTTAAAAGGTACAACAGTGTGGCTGGCATCAGATAAAGCGTCCAGCTTTGTAACAGGTGCTTTGATAAGGGTAGATGGCGGATTTGGAAGTATGACGATTTAA
- a CDS encoding lactate racemase domain-containing protein, with translation MGILQVLLQDIPVPKMAKVKVNFDDAKIDDLTSVLMEKLQREKIGKTIKPGMEIAVAVGSRGLDRIIELTAVTVKFLKDLGAKPFIVPSMGSHGGATAEGQRAVLEHLGITQEAVGAEIRSTMEVVEVGRLANGLPVYVDKYALQADGIVVINRVKPHTAFRGPVESGIMKMISIGLGKQKGAEACHQMGFKYMAENVPAMAKVIMAKTPFLFGVATVENAFDKIAIVEVLTPDEVIAKEPDLQKAAKTLLPKLFFDQLDVLVIDEIGKNISGDGMDPNITGRYPTPYASGGPDVNKMVVLDVTPQSEGNANGVGTADFTTQRLLDKMDREGTYANGLTSTVVAPTKIATTLPNDRMTFQAAVKTCNILNFNDVKLVRIKNTLVLSEIEVSEGLLDYVCSHPNMEQITDLKEIPFNEQGNLF, from the coding sequence ATGGGAATTCTTCAAGTATTATTACAAGACATTCCAGTTCCAAAAATGGCAAAAGTTAAGGTTAACTTTGATGATGCCAAAATAGATGATCTTACGTCAGTCTTAATGGAAAAATTGCAAAGAGAGAAAATAGGAAAAACTATTAAGCCAGGCATGGAAATTGCCGTTGCAGTTGGAAGCAGGGGACTTGATCGAATTATCGAGCTAACAGCTGTAACTGTGAAGTTTCTAAAAGATTTAGGCGCAAAGCCTTTTATTGTCCCGAGCATGGGCAGTCATGGTGGTGCAACGGCTGAAGGACAGCGGGCTGTTTTAGAGCATCTTGGAATAACGCAGGAAGCAGTAGGAGCTGAGATTCGGTCCACTATGGAAGTGGTTGAAGTTGGCAGACTTGCGAATGGGCTGCCTGTTTATGTAGATAAATACGCTTTGCAGGCAGACGGCATCGTTGTGATTAACCGCGTAAAACCTCATACAGCATTTCGAGGTCCTGTCGAAAGCGGCATTATGAAGATGATAAGCATCGGTTTAGGTAAGCAAAAAGGGGCTGAGGCATGTCATCAAATGGGATTTAAGTATATGGCTGAAAACGTTCCAGCAATGGCAAAGGTGATAATGGCGAAAACTCCCTTCCTTTTCGGTGTGGCGACAGTCGAAAATGCCTTTGATAAGATTGCAATCGTTGAAGTGCTGACACCTGATGAGGTCATTGCTAAAGAGCCGGACTTACAGAAAGCAGCAAAGACATTATTGCCAAAGCTTTTTTTTGACCAGCTCGATGTCCTTGTAATTGATGAAATTGGCAAAAATATCAGTGGTGACGGAATGGACCCTAATATTACTGGCCGCTATCCTACCCCATATGCATCAGGAGGACCAGATGTTAACAAGATGGTCGTGTTAGATGTGACACCCCAATCAGAGGGAAATGCGAATGGTGTTGGAACGGCTGATTTCACCACACAACGGTTACTAGACAAGATGGACAGAGAAGGAACTTATGCTAACGGGTTGACTTCCACTGTTGTAGCACCAACAAAAATTGCCACGACGCTGCCTAATGATAGAATGACTTTTCAAGCAGCAGTTAAAACTTGCAATATCTTAAATTTTAACGATGTCAAACTTGTGCGCATAAAAAACACGTTAGTCCTGAGTGAGATTGAAGTTTCTGAAGGCTTACTAGATTATGTTTGCTCCCATCCAAATATGGAGCAAATTACGGATCTTAAAGAAATTCCTTTCAATGAGCAAGGCAATTTATTTTAG